The following are encoded together in the Acidovorax sp. KKS102 genome:
- a CDS encoding adenylosuccinate synthase, which produces MKATKGRNVVVVGTQWGDEGKGKLVDWLTESAQGVVRFQGGHNAGHTLVINGVKTALHLIPSGIMRPGVKCYIGNGVVLSAAKLFEEIEGLEKAGVEVRSRLRISEACPLILPFHAAIDVAREAAREQGGTEKIGTTGRGIGPAYEDKIARRALRVQDLKYPERFAAKLRELLDLHNHVLTTYLGSAKFVFGDALKPYIQGGEVQFDVVYAEAMRHAELLKPMMADVSRELNEANRAGANLLFEGAQGTLLDVDHGTYPYVTSSNCVAGNAAAGSGVGPGMLHYILGITKAYCTRVGGGPFPTELDWEVPGTPGYHMSTVGAEKGVTTGRSRRCGWFDAALLKRSAQVNGLTGLCITKLDVLDGLTELLLCTGYELDGERIDLLPMGAEDIARCTPIYETLPGWSDSTVGVTDYDKLPASARRYLERIEEVTGVPIDMISTSPDRDHTIMMRHPYVAV; this is translated from the coding sequence ATGAAAGCAACCAAAGGTCGCAACGTAGTGGTGGTCGGTACCCAGTGGGGCGACGAAGGCAAAGGCAAGTTGGTCGATTGGCTGACGGAAAGCGCTCAAGGCGTAGTGCGCTTCCAGGGGGGACACAACGCTGGCCACACATTGGTGATCAATGGCGTCAAGACGGCTCTGCATTTGATTCCAAGCGGCATCATGCGCCCAGGGGTCAAGTGCTACATCGGCAACGGCGTGGTTCTGTCCGCAGCAAAGTTGTTTGAAGAAATTGAAGGCTTGGAGAAAGCCGGTGTCGAGGTGCGTTCGCGCTTGCGGATCAGTGAGGCGTGCCCGCTGATTCTGCCCTTCCACGCTGCCATCGATGTGGCGCGCGAGGCTGCCAGGGAGCAGGGCGGGACAGAGAAGATCGGTACCACGGGTCGTGGCATCGGCCCGGCATATGAAGACAAGATCGCCCGTCGTGCACTGCGCGTACAGGATTTGAAGTACCCAGAGCGGTTTGCGGCCAAGTTGCGTGAATTGCTGGATCTGCACAACCACGTGCTGACCACGTACCTAGGGTCCGCAAAGTTCGTGTTTGGCGATGCGCTCAAGCCCTACATTCAGGGTGGCGAGGTGCAGTTTGATGTCGTTTATGCCGAGGCCATGCGCCATGCAGAACTGCTCAAGCCCATGATGGCTGATGTTTCGCGCGAATTGAATGAGGCTAACCGGGCTGGCGCCAATCTGCTATTCGAGGGTGCCCAAGGCACGCTGCTCGATGTGGACCATGGCACATATCCATATGTCACTTCCAGCAATTGCGTGGCGGGCAATGCAGCTGCTGGTTCTGGTGTGGGGCCTGGCATGCTGCATTACATCCTTGGCATCACCAAGGCGTATTGCACGCGGGTGGGCGGCGGTCCCTTCCCTACCGAGTTGGATTGGGAAGTTCCTGGTACTCCTGGTTATCACATGAGCACGGTTGGTGCGGAGAAGGGTGTGACAACAGGACGCAGTCGCCGCTGCGGCTGGTTTGATGCCGCGTTGCTGAAGCGCAGCGCCCAGGTCAATGGCCTCACTGGTCTGTGTATCACCAAGCTGGACGTGCTGGACGGATTGACCGAGTTGTTGCTGTGCACAGGTTATGAACTCGATGGAGAGCGCATTGATCTGCTTCCCATGGGCGCCGAAGACATCGCTCGATGCACGCCCATCTATGAAACGTTGCCAGGCTGGAGCGATTCCACGGTTGGGGTGACCGACTACGACAAGTTGCCCGCAAGCGCGCGCCGCTACCTCGAGCGTATCGAAGAAGTGACAGGCGTTCCGATCGACATGATCTCAACCAGTCCTGATCGCGACCATACGATCATGATGCGTCACCCTTATGTCGCCGTGTGA
- a CDS encoding 16S rRNA pseudouridine(516) synthase, with the protein MQLQDILYSQGFGTRRVCAGLIQQGWVSVCDASLPNSDYVLCTEATADFEPEGLLLRVQGVDWPFHAKAYVLLHKPAGTECSQKPSTYPSIYTLLPPPLRQRPTKSAVQGVQAVGRLDQDTTGMLLLSDDGQFIHRLSSPKKHVPKVYQVTTKHPVDEAQVSKLLAGVVLDDDPKPVRAAHCTMVDTHRLDMTLTEGKYHQVKRMIAAVGNRVEGLHRSRIGGMDLPADLAPGQWRWLSASDLELLNSNA; encoded by the coding sequence ATGCAACTGCAAGACATTCTCTATTCCCAGGGCTTTGGTACGCGACGTGTCTGCGCGGGGCTGATTCAGCAGGGATGGGTTTCGGTGTGTGATGCGTCGTTGCCCAATTCGGACTACGTGCTTTGCACTGAGGCAACGGCCGATTTCGAGCCCGAAGGGCTGCTGCTTCGCGTGCAAGGGGTGGACTGGCCTTTCCACGCCAAAGCTTACGTACTGCTGCATAAGCCCGCCGGTACGGAGTGCTCTCAAAAGCCTTCTACCTATCCCAGCATCTACACGCTATTGCCTCCGCCGTTGCGCCAGCGGCCCACAAAGAGTGCTGTGCAAGGCGTGCAGGCGGTGGGGCGTCTTGATCAGGACACCACCGGCATGCTGCTGCTGAGCGATGACGGGCAGTTCATCCACCGCTTGAGTTCGCCCAAGAAGCATGTGCCGAAGGTCTATCAAGTCACGACCAAACACCCTGTGGATGAGGCGCAGGTATCGAAACTGTTGGCAGGAGTTGTTCTGGACGACGACCCCAAGCCAGTGCGTGCAGCACATTGCACCATGGTGGACACCCATCGCTTGGATATGACACTGACTGAGGGTAAGTACCACCAAGTCAAACGGATGATTGCTGCTGTTGGCAACAGGGTGGAAGGACTGCACCGCTCTCGCATTGGGGGCATGGACTTGCCGGCTGATTTGGCGCCAGGGCAATGGCGATGGCTCAGTGCGTCTGATCTTGAGCTTCTGAACAGCAACGCTTGA
- a CDS encoding YncE family protein, with protein sequence MKILSIARACVIALGGLWYSVASVASGAPPLFVLNSLEANVSVIDPVTWAETARIPTGKEPHHLYLTPDEKSIIVANALGDTLTFVDPRTAEVQRTVRGIVDPYHLRFSPDMKWFITAANRLNHVDFYRWDGKDLTLVQRVATSRTPSHLWIDSRSTTVYSTMQDSDELVAIDIATQTIKWRVKTGPMPADVYGSPDGKHLFVGLTGGDSVEVFDISGREAVSVKRIKTGNGAHAFRAAGDGRHLYVSNRVANSISKIDMNTQQVVESYPVPGGPDCMDVSADGRYIYVSSRWARKLSVVDTQAKKVVRQVNVGKSPHGVWTLQHAPR encoded by the coding sequence GTGAAGATTCTCTCGATTGCACGCGCCTGCGTTATCGCCCTCGGTGGGTTGTGGTACTCCGTTGCCAGTGTCGCATCGGGCGCGCCGCCTCTTTTTGTGCTCAATTCGCTGGAGGCCAACGTCAGCGTCATCGACCCGGTGACCTGGGCCGAGACAGCCCGAATTCCCACGGGCAAAGAGCCGCACCATCTGTATCTGACGCCCGATGAAAAATCGATCATCGTGGCCAACGCGCTCGGCGATACCCTGACTTTTGTAGACCCCCGTACCGCCGAGGTGCAGCGTACGGTGCGCGGCATTGTGGACCCCTACCACCTGCGCTTCAGCCCGGACATGAAATGGTTCATCACGGCCGCCAACCGCCTGAACCATGTGGATTTTTACCGCTGGGACGGCAAGGACTTGACGCTGGTGCAGCGTGTGGCCACCTCCCGCACGCCAAGCCATCTGTGGATCGATAGCCGCAGCACCACCGTCTACTCGACCATGCAGGACAGTGACGAGCTGGTGGCGATTGATATTGCCACCCAGACCATCAAATGGCGCGTCAAAACAGGACCCATGCCTGCGGATGTGTATGGCAGCCCCGATGGCAAGCACCTGTTTGTGGGCCTCACGGGCGGTGACAGCGTGGAGGTGTTCGATATCTCCGGGCGTGAAGCGGTCAGCGTCAAGCGGATCAAGACAGGCAACGGTGCACACGCTTTTCGTGCCGCTGGCGACGGGCGCCACCTGTATGTGAGCAATCGCGTGGCCAACTCGATCAGCAAGATCGACATGAACACCCAGCAGGTCGTCGAGTCGTACCCTGTGCCAGGCGGACCTGATTGCATGGATGTTTCGGCGGACGGACGCTACATCTACGTCAGTTCGCGTTGGGCACGGAAACTGTCCGTGGTGGACACCCAGGCCAAGAAGGTGGTGCGCCAGGTCAACGTGGGCAAATCCCCCCACGGCGTGTGGACCTTGCAGCACGCGCCGCGTTGA
- a CDS encoding polysaccharide deacetylase family protein, with protein sequence MFLSALRAPHGRRRNAIVLIAAWACFTSATAQSDCKKPLYLTFDTGHMEVAPLVAEVLKRQQVHVTFFAANERTKEGDGSLGDHWAPWWRARAAEGHEFASHTWNHTYWRADAGNAQHPAFRVRPSAGLREGQSFVMSAAEYCEEITHAADRLKAITGKTPLPLFRAPGGKTSAQLIASAKACGYAHVGWSPAGFLGDELPSETASNAVLLNKALRDVRSGDILLAHLGIWSRKDAWAPAVLEPLIEGLKQRGFCFRTLRDHPDYAAAMAQVR encoded by the coding sequence ATGTTTCTCAGCGCTCTTCGTGCACCACACGGCAGGCGTCGCAATGCTATTGTATTGATAGCTGCTTGGGCATGTTTCACTAGCGCTACTGCGCAAAGTGATTGCAAAAAGCCCCTCTACCTGACTTTTGACACCGGTCACATGGAGGTGGCGCCTCTGGTGGCGGAGGTCCTCAAACGCCAGCAGGTGCACGTGACCTTCTTTGCCGCGAATGAGCGCACGAAGGAGGGCGATGGAAGTCTGGGAGACCATTGGGCTCCGTGGTGGCGTGCGCGCGCTGCGGAGGGACATGAGTTTGCCTCCCATACCTGGAACCACACCTACTGGCGCGCCGATGCTGGCAACGCGCAACACCCGGCGTTTCGTGTTCGCCCCTCGGCGGGACTGCGTGAGGGGCAGAGCTTTGTGATGTCGGCGGCTGAATACTGCGAAGAAATCACCCACGCAGCGGATCGCCTGAAGGCCATAACTGGGAAGACGCCTTTGCCCCTGTTCCGCGCGCCGGGCGGCAAGACCTCTGCGCAATTGATTGCCAGCGCAAAGGCCTGTGGCTACGCGCATGTGGGTTGGTCGCCCGCTGGCTTTTTGGGCGATGAGCTGCCCAGCGAGACGGCCAGCAATGCTGTGCTGCTGAACAAGGCGCTGCGCGATGTGCGCAGCGGCGACATCCTGCTGGCCCACCTGGGTATCTGGTCGCGCAAGGACGCCTGGGCGCCCGCCGTGCTGGAGCCTTTGATTGAAGGGCTCAAGCAGCGAGGGTTTTGCTTTCGCACCCTGCGGGACCATCCGGACTATGCAGCCGCAATGGCTCAGGTTCGCTAG
- a CDS encoding sterol desaturase family protein has protein sequence MGWLGGVFDSVQQWLFESVLQPLMFTTGLASLLENGYEASGWLLVGLLQLVVIVAVIGPMQRWWPVEPINDRATIRTDILYTLIHRLGLFRLALFFTVDPLADSLFGALRVAGVSTFQLDGIWPGVTDISWVSLLLYLVVFDFVDYWIHRGQHHFEWWWRLHSLHHAQQQMTMWSDNRNHLLDDLLRDVILVTVAQLIGVAPGQFIAIVAITQLSESFQHANVRLWFGQVGERLWISPRFHRRHHSIGIGHETVKPSTEATSGQPATPPRVVLGGHNFGVLLPWWDMLMGTANFEKRFDPTGVRDQVEPGLDGRVRDYGRGFWSQQWRGVLRLLGKA, from the coding sequence ATGGGATGGCTAGGCGGCGTATTTGACAGCGTGCAGCAATGGCTTTTTGAGAGCGTGCTGCAGCCGCTGATGTTCACCACAGGGTTGGCCAGCCTGCTGGAGAACGGCTATGAGGCTTCTGGATGGCTGCTGGTGGGCTTGCTGCAACTGGTGGTCATCGTGGCCGTGATTGGTCCGATGCAGCGCTGGTGGCCGGTGGAACCGATCAATGACCGCGCCACCATCCGCACCGACATCCTCTACACCCTGATCCACCGGCTGGGGCTGTTTCGTCTGGCGCTGTTCTTCACAGTAGACCCGCTCGCGGATTCGTTGTTTGGTGCGCTGCGTGTGGCAGGTGTCAGCACCTTCCAGCTCGACGGCATCTGGCCGGGTGTGACGGACATCTCCTGGGTCAGTTTGCTGCTGTACCTGGTGGTGTTCGATTTTGTGGACTACTGGATCCATCGGGGGCAGCATCACTTCGAGTGGTGGTGGCGACTGCATTCGCTGCACCATGCGCAGCAGCAGATGACGATGTGGAGCGACAACCGCAACCACCTGCTCGACGACCTGCTGCGCGACGTGATTCTGGTGACGGTGGCGCAGCTGATTGGTGTCGCGCCGGGGCAGTTCATTGCCATCGTGGCCATCACCCAGCTCAGCGAGAGCTTTCAGCACGCCAATGTGCGGCTGTGGTTCGGTCAGGTGGGAGAGCGGCTCTGGATCAGCCCCCGGTTTCACCGCCGGCACCACAGCATTGGCATTGGCCACGAGACGGTCAAACCCTCGACCGAGGCGACATCGGGCCAACCCGCAACCCCACCGCGCGTGGTACTCGGCGGGCACAACTTCGGGGTTCTGCTGCCCTGGTGGGACATGCTGATGGGCACGGCCAATTTCGAAAAGCGGTTTGACCCGACTGGCGTGCGCGACCAGGTGGAGCCGGGCCTCGATGGCCGCGTGCGCGACTACGGCAGGGGATTCTGGTCCCAGCAATGGCGGGGCGTACTGAGGTTGCTGGGCAAGGCCTGA
- a CDS encoding EI24 domain-containing protein encodes MGLLLDSFWRAAAYCLRPRVIALSLLPLVLMALLAMGLGYFYWDGAVQAMRTLLDASSLLASVWGWLQGWGLGDVTAVMAPLMVVLAVAPVLVVVSLLAVAVLMTPALVALVAARRFPDLERKKGGSFIASVAWSLGSTVLALVALVVSVPLWLVPPLVLVLPPLIWGWLTYRVMVFDALADHASKEERQEIFRRHRSSLLGIGIVTGYLGAAPSIVWASGVVFAAAFFVLVPLAIWIYTLVFAFSSLWFTHYGLAALQRLRAERGTNMPMAEPAPSSASSALTPRPADTPALGTAAPPAAALPPPAISPSGDNAP; translated from the coding sequence ATGGGATTACTGCTTGATTCTTTCTGGCGCGCCGCCGCCTACTGCCTGCGTCCGCGTGTGATCGCGTTGTCGCTCCTGCCCCTGGTCTTGATGGCCTTGTTGGCGATGGGCCTGGGCTACTTTTACTGGGACGGGGCAGTGCAGGCAATGCGCACCTTGCTCGACGCCTCCTCGTTGCTGGCCAGCGTCTGGGGCTGGCTCCAGGGCTGGGGTCTGGGGGATGTGACGGCCGTCATGGCGCCGCTGATGGTGGTGCTGGCTGTGGCCCCTGTGCTGGTGGTGGTGTCGCTGCTGGCCGTGGCGGTGCTGATGACGCCTGCCCTGGTGGCCTTGGTGGCAGCCCGGCGTTTTCCGGACCTGGAGCGCAAAAAAGGCGGGTCTTTCATCGCGAGTGTGGCTTGGTCCTTGGGCTCCACGGTGCTGGCGCTTGTGGCGCTGGTGGTGTCGGTTCCGCTGTGGCTGGTTCCGCCGCTGGTCCTCGTTCTGCCACCCTTGATCTGGGGGTGGCTGACCTACCGGGTGATGGTGTTTGACGCGCTGGCGGACCACGCCAGCAAGGAGGAGCGCCAGGAGATCTTCCGGCGCCATCGCAGCAGCCTGCTGGGTATTGGCATCGTCACGGGTTACCTGGGGGCGGCGCCCAGCATCGTATGGGCATCGGGTGTGGTGTTTGCCGCCGCGTTTTTTGTGCTGGTGCCACTGGCGATCTGGATCTACACCCTGGTGTTCGCATTTTCCTCGCTGTGGTTCACGCACTATGGCCTGGCCGCCTTGCAACGCTTGCGGGCCGAACGGGGGACGAATATGCCCATGGCCGAGCCCGCCCCTTCGTCGGCCTCGTCTGCATTGACCCCACGCCCTGCGGATACGCCGGCGCTGGGAACTGCGGCCCCTCCTGCGGCCGCGCTACCACCCCCTGCCATTTCGCCCTCTGGAGACAACGCACCATGA
- a CDS encoding molybdopterin-binding protein, producing the protein MTPTFGLIIVGDEILSGKRADKHMPKVIELLSARGLSLAYADYVGDNPDRITATLQRAFASADVVFSCGGIGATPDDHTRQCAGRALGQDLALHPEAEALIRERMQDVAREQGVPYEPDRSDNVHRLNMGMFPVGARIIPNPYNKIPGFSCDGPGGGSVHFVPGFPVMAWPMIEWVLEHHYAAHFNRAPQTEQSVVVFGAMEASLTPLMEQIEKSHPDVRVFSLPSVDHPQYGRHIELGVKGPASSVPAAWQALKTGLHEFGANCGPELVRNL; encoded by the coding sequence ATGACACCTACCTTCGGCCTCATCATCGTGGGCGACGAGATCCTGTCAGGCAAACGTGCCGACAAGCACATGCCCAAGGTGATCGAACTGTTGTCGGCACGCGGCCTGTCTCTGGCCTATGCCGACTATGTGGGCGACAACCCGGACCGGATCACGGCCACCTTGCAGCGGGCGTTCGCGTCGGCTGATGTGGTGTTCTCGTGTGGCGGCATTGGTGCAACCCCTGACGACCACACGCGGCAGTGCGCCGGACGAGCCCTGGGCCAGGATCTGGCCCTGCACCCGGAGGCCGAGGCGCTGATCCGCGAACGCATGCAGGATGTGGCGCGCGAGCAGGGCGTGCCCTACGAGCCTGACCGGTCCGACAACGTGCACCGCCTCAACATGGGCATGTTCCCGGTGGGCGCGCGCATCATTCCCAATCCCTACAACAAGATCCCCGGCTTCAGCTGCGACGGGCCTGGCGGTGGATCCGTGCACTTCGTTCCAGGGTTTCCTGTAATGGCCTGGCCCATGATCGAGTGGGTGCTGGAGCACCATTACGCAGCCCATTTCAACCGCGCGCCGCAGACCGAGCAGTCGGTGGTGGTCTTTGGCGCGATGGAGGCCTCGTTGACGCCCCTCATGGAGCAGATTGAAAAATCGCACCCTGACGTGCGGGTGTTCAGTTTGCCCAGCGTAGATCATCCACAATACGGGCGGCATATCGAACTGGGTGTCAAAGGGCCAGCGTCTTCCGTGCCCGCAGCATGGCAGGCACTAAAAACAGGGTTGCACGAATTTGGTGCGAATTGTGGCCCTGAATTGGTGCGCAACCTCTGA
- the glnA gene encoding type I glutamate--ammonia ligase yields the protein MAKTVADVMKMVKENEVKFVDFRFTDTRGKQQHTTVPVSHFDEDKFTSGHAFDGSSIAGWKGIEASDMQLIPDPSTANIDPFFEETTLILTCDVIEPADGKAYDRDPRSIAKRAEAYLKASGLGDTAYFGPEPEFFIFDGVRWSTEPNNTFYEIEEYEAPWNTGAKLEGGNRGHRPTVKGGYFPVPPVDSTQDMRAEMSLILESLGIPVEVFHHEVAGAGQNEIGTKFSTLVERADWTILQKYVIHNVANAYGKTATFMPKPYHGDNGSGMHVHQSVWKDGKNLFAGDGYAGLSDFALYYIGGIIKHARALNAITNPGTNSYKRLVPHFEAPVKLAYSAKNRSASIRIPYVANPKGRRVEARFPDPLMNPYLGFAALLMAGLDGVENKIHPGEAATKDLYHLPPEEDKLVPTVCHSLDQALEHLDKDRAFLTKGGVFTDSMIDAYIDLKMNEVTRFRMAVHPVEYDMYYSL from the coding sequence ATGGCCAAGACCGTTGCAGACGTGATGAAGATGGTGAAGGAGAACGAAGTCAAGTTCGTTGACTTCCGTTTTACCGATACCCGTGGCAAACAACAGCACACCACGGTGCCCGTCTCTCACTTCGACGAAGACAAGTTCACTTCGGGCCACGCCTTTGACGGCTCGTCGATTGCCGGTTGGAAGGGCATCGAAGCCTCCGACATGCAGCTGATCCCCGACCCGAGCACGGCCAACATCGATCCTTTCTTCGAAGAAACGACGCTGATCCTGACCTGCGACGTGATCGAGCCCGCCGACGGCAAGGCCTATGACCGTGACCCACGCTCCATCGCCAAGCGCGCTGAAGCCTACCTGAAGGCCTCCGGCCTGGGCGACACCGCCTATTTCGGTCCCGAGCCAGAGTTCTTCATCTTCGACGGCGTGCGCTGGAGCACTGAGCCCAACAACACCTTCTACGAAATCGAAGAGTACGAAGCTCCTTGGAACACCGGCGCCAAGCTAGAAGGCGGCAACCGTGGCCACCGTCCCACCGTCAAGGGCGGCTACTTCCCAGTGCCTCCCGTTGACAGCACGCAAGACATGCGCGCCGAGATGTCCCTGATCCTCGAATCCCTGGGCATCCCGGTCGAAGTGTTCCACCACGAAGTGGCGGGCGCTGGCCAGAACGAAATCGGCACCAAGTTCAGCACGCTGGTCGAGCGCGCCGACTGGACCATCCTGCAAAAGTACGTGATCCACAACGTGGCCAACGCCTACGGCAAGACCGCCACGTTCATGCCCAAGCCTTACCACGGCGACAATGGCTCCGGCATGCACGTGCACCAGTCCGTGTGGAAGGACGGCAAGAACCTGTTCGCTGGCGACGGCTATGCCGGTCTGTCGGACTTTGCGCTGTACTACATCGGCGGCATCATCAAGCACGCCCGTGCCCTGAACGCCATCACCAACCCCGGCACCAACAGCTACAAGCGCCTGGTGCCTCACTTCGAAGCCCCGGTGAAGCTGGCCTACTCGGCCAAGAACCGTTCTGCCTCGATCCGCATTCCTTATGTGGCCAACCCCAAGGGCCGTCGCGTGGAAGCCCGCTTCCCCGATCCACTGATGAACCCCTACCTGGGCTTCGCTGCACTGCTGATGGCCGGTCTGGACGGCGTGGAAAACAAGATCCATCCGGGCGAAGCCGCCACGAAGGACCTGTACCACCTGCCTCCAGAAGAAGACAAGCTGGTGCCCACCGTGTGCCACAGCCTGGACCAAGCCCTGGAGCACCTGGACAAGGACCGCGCGTTCCTGACCAAGGGTGGCGTGTTCACCGACAGCATGATCGACGCCTACATCGATCTGAAGATGAACGAAGTGACCCGCTTCCGCATGGCCGTGCACCCTGTCGAGTACGACATGTACTACTCGCTGTAA